Below is a genomic region from Henckelia pumila isolate YLH828 chromosome 3, ASM3356847v2, whole genome shotgun sequence.
CCTTCACAAGCCATAGCACCTTTCTAACCCACAAGGACAGCTCCCCAAGCCTAGAAGACTCGGCGAGACAGCCCCTGCCCCTGAGCAGATTCCCAGCCCGAGAAAGACCCTTCCTAGCCCCTCGCCCCAACATTAGTCAGCCATTTCACACAATCAAGgtgctaccatgtgagctacattcTCACCCATGGCAGCCCCTATATCACCAtccaaacaaaaagaaaaactcGAACCACACAAGTTCAACACCATGAGGAAAAATCAAGAATACGGCAAAAGCAAGCTACAATATCAACACCTATCCATTACAGGACACAACCTATTTCAAACACAAGCATGTGCAACGTACTCAAAAGGAATCAGGAATCCCAAACAGCTACTCCAAAGAGGACAGAGCACTCGAACAGGGCCAAATGCAATGAAATAATAGAAACTCTACCAACATTTGCCCAACACATGAAATTTATGCATAACGATCATAAGCACATAATTATATCTCCAAAGGAATCAGAAGAGAAACATGAACTGCTatacaaagaaaaaaaacagaAGCATTGTACAGTCCTCAATGAAGAAATATCCAAAAACCCGAACAACTTCTTAAAtccaaataaaatttgaaatacaaGATGAAAATGCAAGCACACAACATATtaatctacttggtggccaaagaaagCCCATATCCTTGCCTCACGCTTCAAGAATCGGAAATGGGGGAGGAGAAGCTTGGTTGAGCTGTGACCAAGCCAAGGAGTGCCAGTAATAGCTCGGACGGCAAGCTCAGGGGAAAACCACGCCGGGAAGGTCCAGCTACTGCGGCGGAAGTCTGGGAATGAAGGAGAAATGGGATTGTTGATGGATGCGAGAGCTGGAGAGGAAAAGGGGAAAAATTGCATTGCtacttggagaaggagaaatgAAATGGGGCCAATGAAATTTGGGCTGAGGAGTTCCTTTAATGGGCCGGGTCTACACAAGGGTTTAAGTGGATAGGAAACATAATACATGAAATATAATATGAAGTATTTTATATGGCGCGAGTACAAGTGTTCAGCTTCGATTTTGCAAATACTCAAattgaaaatccaagaatttaacactttaaatattctgatgtcgCAGCGATAGATTAAACATTTAAACAGTAAACGGAGcgattaaaatatattaaacaaactagactaacgtttTAAAAACAATATAAATAATAACACAAGCGGaattaaaaacctttaaaatgatttggacaattaaaaaggatttaaataaataagctatacgtttaaaataatttaaaataactaactgctaaacttaggttatttagaataaataaattggacactcgaaaatatccaaacaaataagctaaacagttaaaatcatttaaaagaataaactagacATTTAAATTCGTTTaagagaataaactaaacaattaaaatcatttaaaagagtaaactaaataattaaaattaaaatcatttaaatatgcaagcctaaacctttaaaatattaaaacaatttaaattgcacaataagatcatttagacacataaatttaaacaattaaaaatattaattaaatagttagtacaataaaaaaaattatttgaataaataataaaatattttattagcacataattaaaacaaataatttaaatcaattaaacttaaaaaaataataaccataatatttatttaatttaatatatatgagAATTAGTAAATTAGATTTTTGGTACTACAAAATGTGACAGTTGGACCATTGTATTTAGTGAGTTCGGACAGTAGTTTATcatttccagtcatgtgtctcgaacatccactgtctaaatATCATGATTCATCTGATTGTTCTTTAGTACCTGTTAcctgtgaaagagtgggtgcccggtgagccaacttgtggctaagggctttgatgactctttgtataaacaatcttttgtttaatataatttacacttttattaatggcaatgactttatatttcttcatattgttatattgtgatatactattattgttttgataaagaccttgaatatactatagtgtatgtaagatgtggtagaacatggggatgtctatcatgaaacacatcttatagtcactgtatattctaaactgttcctagtcgattgagccgtccgttaataaggataaggatcgctcgagtttgagactagcatttgcgatgcagagtaccacgtttcattaatagggaacatagagatgttcgaagcatgcaaatggatattcatatgatgaatgatcgaactaccctatccggactttccaagtggttatcacttatcgagtggataaagtccgcggttttggttgtacaccattagtctttactacttgaaacatcattgagactctatattctagtgctgttctttgactcgtttaccgactctattggggtcatcaggtgtcgggattgggtacagttacaacacatataggagtcgatgctttgttgtcaaggattcaccacatacttgcgagtgtggatatcctatgcaatctgaggagatattagtgtgacgaatctctggccagagtacatgatgtgttttaagaaatggtttcttagtaacacatgcgatgtcactatttgatcttcaagatgcgttgcatagttatcgaatctcgaacgactctcgatttaccaatggttgttgattcgatcgggatatatggatgaagggaccgtactgtacgctaaccaaaatctattggttcttgtaggcactatcagtgatacctagggaatcatggggcgattttgctaggcgctcttaccatgattcgatgggcaagtcggaaattgttgttccgagtcacaaggagttgtgagcccatggctagctgtatccctgaaccattgagggtcacacagagtaatggatttttaatccccgttgagatagttaaatttaaagagttaaatttaatgaacaaagaagtgggacttcttatttaagagtagaggagtaagatttcctaaaatgacatagggatgtgcatttttggaaatcactgaattcggattcagaaaaatttatcttgactttaaaaggtgcagaaatggtttctgtgcacattggtgaaatcggtttatcaatcggagtcatgatgaattttatattaatttctgaacatgcgggctttgcttgtcgggcttgaacttatgactaattggccctaagctgttagcgccctacattataaataagttattgcagtacagaaattagataacacaggtcacaattttcgaaaaaccctagttttctctcaaatagtggccgcccccctcccctctgctcgggaaaaatccagtctgtgaattttgaattacagtctggtttaacggatcaaattcgttaattctcttcgtagaaacttctgatagattttttagtgcaatctatcagagggattaattatccgttcatggacctgattgaagaacagttcgtccatcagtttcagggatatacaacaagagcagagcaatctgatggtatccataatctcgattcgagattggaggtaaaaatttataattgttatttaatttttacacacacaatttaatcgtaaagttttgatacccattatggaatcgttccatataaaatttttaaacttccgctgcaccgggtatcaattctgattgatctgatcgccgttctatAAAAACCTGTTCACTAGTGGATGGTTGCTCATGATCATTTGCCATTAGACACTTGACTTCTTCATCATCgtcactggaactggacgagtAGTTGGATTCATCGGATTCACTATCTGCTTCTGCCCATTTGGCTTTGCTATCCTCTGCAACCAGTGCTTCATGCTTCTTTCGTGAAGTGTACTTGGCATCTCTTGAGCTTTTCCTTCTCTCAAACTTCTTTTTCAATCTTTCTGTGGAGGTTTGCTCATCTCTCTTTGGTTTAGGACAGTCAGCTATGAAGTGTCCTGTTTTTCCATAATTGAAGCAACTTCTTGGTTCTTCGACTGGATCCTTCTTTTGAAAACTTCTTCTGTAAGAAACCTCCTGATTTCTTCTAATGAATTTTCCAAACATTTTTACAAATAATGACATTGCATCACTGCTTAATTGTTCTGCAGTCTTCTCTGGTTGTGTAGGTGATTCTATCTTGACTGCTGCCAAAGCCTTGGTTAGTTGAGAAGTAGACTGATCTTGCTCTCGACTTTGCAACTCAAACTAATAGGCCTTCAATTCCGCAAAGAAGTCATGCAGCTCCAATTTATTCAAGTCCTTAGATTTCCTCATAGCCATTGTCTTCACATCCCATTCTTTGGGAGGCCTCGAATAACTTTGAGAATGACCTCCATGTTGGTATATGTCTTTCCCAGTGCATTGAGCTCAATGACAATGCTACTGAATCATTCATCAAATTCGGCCGTTGATTCTCCAGGTTTCATTCTGATGTTGTCAAACTTTTGAGTAGCAACAGACAGTTTGTTCTCTTTAGTATGCTCATTTCCTTCGGACAGTTGAATCAGtttctcccaaatttctttTCCTATCTTGCATATCTTGATCTTGCTAAAAGTATTCTTGTCCAGGGTCTTGTACAAGATATTTTTTGCAACATTGTCAAGATTTGCCTTTTTCTTGTCCTCAGCAGTCCACTCAGTTCTTGGCTTTTCAATGTATTGTGGACTTCCACCAGAAAGAGCTACAGCAGTATTAATCTTGGTAATTGTAAGAGGTCCATCAGTGATCACAAACCAAATGTCATCATCTAAAGCTGATAGATGCGCTTGCATGCAAATCTTCCAATCATCAAAATCTTCTTTGGAGAACATAGGAATCTTGCTGAATGAAGACATTTTGATACACTGTTCAAAGATAAGATAAGAACCTTTTCTCTGACGCCAATTGATAGGATCGGTTACAAGTGtagagggggtgaatacacttatAAACAATTTAGTATAGAATTATTGAACTCGATCGGTTTAGTGACTGAATTCTAGGCTTATCTTGATATCTAATGTAATTTGACAAACAAAAGTATGTGCGAAAATATGctaaattacagatttgaacACTAAGTAGTTATCAGTTTAGGTTAGGTGATGATGGTGTGTAAACTGAAATAACGCAAGCAAATGTTTATGGAtattcggagatttcaaatactcttacgtcacctcttcttccacctcgaaaggatatcactagaagactttgaattttacaagcaatttgcaaaaccccgatccagtttaggacttagacactgcctaaacaagaactcctagtacaacacctcagtttcagtcctagactgataatGGAACAAAgatgaatacaactcgaaatctTTATCACAAGATTGATCCCTCAATGATCTGAAAAACACTTAGGcgtttgtgcttcgagttcctTGATCAATCTTCAAGCGTGTAAGACTTTAAATGTTCTCGTAATGAGCAATGTAAGCAGAATTTCAGTGCGCGAGAGAGTattgttttgatcgatcaagatctctatttataccttTGGATTGTTAACTGTCATAAATTCAAATCGAATCTTCAGATAGGGTtttgaattattcccgttggatttgtcacttTCAACAACAAATTCTGGAGCCGGCGTTTTCCCTTTGCATTGCTGCATTACCTTCTGCAGAATGTGTCAAAGTAACGGACGATCTTTATCCAAAAGTGATAAGGTAGTAAACTGGTGAGGGTAAACTGAGGTAAACTGATGAAGTCAGTTTAGCGTCTTCGGCCAATTTAAGTGAGGAAGTTTAGCGTGAAGCAGTTTAGCTCCATAATTCAGTTTAGAGCTTCTTAGTTGCTCGATCAGTTTATCCTTCTTCGTAATTGTAAACACCAAAACATAATTTCTCAACAgagatataaaagtaaaaacaacattttagttagggcataaaagtaaataaatatttctgttatattatatgtaaatattaataTCCATAAATACATTATACACCTTCATTAAATTATAACTAATGTGTCCATTAATATCATTacgtaatttatttttaattattattttctgaaaagaaccatttttttcatttttagaaatttttttaatttattttacattTTATGTAATGTTAggcaatataaaaaaatataaaaataagataaattttattttgtggCATATAATTGAGTTGTAGTTAatcaaatagataaataaatcttgaaaagaacaaaagaaaaaacaaaaacttacggtattaatataaaaaattagaattaaaaaaatataagaatataaatcttgaaaagaacaaaactaaaaactaaaatttacggtaataatattaaaagttatagttaaaaatatatatttacgaaatTAATGTAGGAGTATAAATTAAATCTATTACCTACCTAAAAATGTGAATAAAAAGagtaaaattttatcattgtaaaatctatctatctatatattattattattattattattattattattattattattattattattattattattattacttatctaaaagtgtgaataaaatggtaaaattttaccattgtaaaataacaaatttgtcacttatctaaaagtgtgaataaaatggtaaaattttaccattgtaaaataacaaatttgtcattttatttacactataagtaaggtcatatatatatatatggggaTATAATATAagttaaatgacaaaaaaataaaaataatatataagttGCATGATTATAAATGAAAATATATACAACGCAACAGAACAAAAAAAACATTCGAGttaaataatcaaaataaaaaaaaatacaagtgacatgactaaaaataaaaatgcatcatagtatgactaaaaataaaaaacattcaAGTTACAGGATTGAAAATACAAATTCACCATTAACATGActaaaagtgaaaaaaaaatgatcattgttttatttcaattgattttcataattaataattcaagTTTATAGGgatgttgataagtgcattttctgtgcattattttatataatttttatgtctattttgcatacattcatattgtctcattgtgtttttatgtggttttattgttatttatttcatgtgtgtgtattttacTCTCCGGGTCCATTTTTGTacaaatttgtgaagaaatcaagaatttggaACAAGAGTAGAGTCACAAGAATGAATTACAgagcagcaatggtcaaaaatttgtttttaattattgcgaaatacaaatccaatctccactgtCCTGATTGAAgctcaagatgttttgaagttgttgtccaaatttcatctcaatccgacggttagattgtgagatatgagttTTTTTCAAATTGTCGCGCGCTACAGAAAATTATATGCGAGAATAACATTTTTGGGACAGAACCTTGGGCGGGCGCCTAAGCGGGATTTTTTGGCCTCCTAGGCGCGACGTGGACTGAAAAAAGTTCGAATTTTTGACTTTTTAAAAGTCTTGATTCGTGAGCTTTATTTGACGGGATTTGAGGCACATATAAAAAGAAGACTTTAGGCATCAGAACGGGGGCGGAAAGGAGACGCAGAAGAGGCGGCCATCCGAGAAAGAAGAACGTAAAGAGAAAGAGaattgaagaactcaagaaccgccaacactagttttctcttttctcttttctttttgttgggatttaggggatcctacccccaaaactttgttttgatttcttcttgaagattgaatttggtttttatgcattttttattatattattgtgtttattgattatttggagattgatcaatttcaaattgattttatgtgttataattgatactgaaAGAAGATTTTATAACTTGatagagtaatataatccatggatctacaacttgcatagacatatgaggttggatacatgttgattgtcatagtccaataggtcgaaagctagaggattccacaaatcgttaatgcaattgcaattgttaaataacacaaggacacttggttattggaatttgttaattagattaatatagctcgacataatatattgatagattagggaattccgtcaaaagcatgacttgagaactgaatttcaatcGTTAGAGAAGAAAAAGGATAGGTGAatcgagatcctaacaatcgtttatttattttctgaatttaattttattattttgattttatttcatcttttattttagtttattaatttattctcatCTTATCTTtattaactaaagaataataattgagtaattttgtcacaaatcaatctctgtaagacgatactcgtactttgtacactatattattacttgactcgtgcacttgcgatttattcgagcttaattgatagatatatttgagttaatttttagtggtagtatttgctcgatcaaatttttggcgtcgttgctgggtattgaatagacaatttttacttcttgttatctttagttaaaaattttttctttattctattttattcctgcgtgatctacttttttctattttatttttgcagaaattCATttggtgtaatactttgagatgttccatcgacaagtattcacccgttttacccagcaacatggagagtcattctacgcagcatgggagagattcaatAATTTGGTGAACACattccggtatcatgatttctctaattattctcttcttaatttttttcttaatggtttggatgcagtgacaatgAGATGGGTAATTAATGGAGCTTTGCAAACTGGTTGTCCactattttgccgagatgatgagAGTGCGATACACATATTAGAGGATATGACAGAAtttgtgtgagacctcgattctaaacagcTAATCTCGGACTAAACAAcaaaagcatacaagatccaagacttaAAGGCAAAtcaagaattttttattttttttaaagaggggCCGCGCAGTCGCGCCTCAaccggcgcgggcgcgcacggCCCCCTGGctcacgcgcgggcgcgcgtgacGCCCTGCCCGGGAGGGGCGCAGGCCGCGCGGGCGCGACTCACCCGCTGCTCCTGCTGGGAAAAAAACAATCCAACGCAATAATTAAGATCTAAAAGTGCAACAATCAAGTCCCAACAACAAATTCATGCATCggtgctagctattacaagccaaATACAAACATAACCAGTTCTAACTACAAGCAAGACgacttccaatccaagttcgagttctaaacatgcttcaaaacgtaaaatagattgtcatgctaacaagacttctagACCAAGTCCCACATCTAACTCTTCTTCatgttgctaaccaggtcttcgctgacttgatcctaccccacctgttgccaagtacacatacaaaacaaagcaacagccggata
It encodes:
- the LOC140888096 gene encoding uncharacterized protein, which translates into the protein MSSFSKIPMFSKEDFDDWKICMQAHLSALDDDIWFVITDGPLTITKINTAVALSGGSPQYIEKPRTEWTAEDKKKANLDNVAKNILYKTLDKNTFSKIKICKIGKEIWEKLIQLSEGNEHTKENKLSVATQKFDNIRMKPGESTAEFDE